A window from Bacteroidota bacterium encodes these proteins:
- a CDS encoding cell division protein FtsW has protein sequence MTEILNIQNQFKNIGQKTKGDKVIWGLVVLLVLFSLLAVYSATGSLAYQKYRGNTEIYLFKQIGFIVFGMIVIYFAHLVNYTFYSKFAQILFLLCIPLLIYTLFFGVRMNEGSRWIRLPIIGMNMQSSELAKLALFMYLARLLSKKQHVIKDFKTGFVPVITPVLIMCALIAPANLSTALLLGASCLLLMFIGRANTKHILLVICIAMIPVLMLIGAAMIKHNNNSDKAVVAATSSSGLLSRVNTWVSRVETFIYGSKNVIDEDAYQITQAKIAIAQGGTFGAGPGNSTQRNFLPQAYNDFIFPIIIEEYGLVGGMFILFIYIVFLYRCIRIFKKCPYAFGAFLALGLSFTLVIQAMINMAVSVGLFPVTGVTLPLISMGGTSFLFTCLSIGIILSVARNAEVVEGKPSKPSASGGEAYKAN, from the coding sequence ATGACCGAAATACTCAACATACAAAATCAATTTAAAAACATTGGACAAAAAACCAAGGGTGATAAAGTCATCTGGGGTTTAGTAGTGTTGCTTGTCTTGTTTTCATTGCTTGCGGTGTACAGTGCTACGGGTTCGCTGGCTTACCAGAAATATCGTGGCAATACAGAAATTTACCTGTTCAAACAGATCGGGTTTATTGTATTTGGAATGATCGTAATTTATTTTGCGCATCTTGTTAATTATACATTCTATTCAAAATTTGCCCAGATACTTTTCCTGCTTTGTATTCCGCTACTGATCTATACTTTATTCTTTGGGGTAAGAATGAATGAAGGTAGCCGGTGGATCAGGCTCCCAATAATCGGTATGAACATGCAAAGTTCTGAGCTGGCAAAACTTGCGTTGTTTATGTACCTGGCAAGATTGCTTAGTAAGAAGCAACATGTGATCAAGGATTTTAAAACAGGATTTGTTCCGGTTATCACACCGGTACTTATCATGTGTGCATTGATCGCTCCCGCAAATCTTTCTACCGCATTATTATTAGGTGCTAGCTGCCTATTGCTCATGTTTATCGGCCGGGCCAACACAAAGCATATTTTATTGGTCATTTGTATTGCTATGATCCCTGTGTTAATGCTTATTGGAGCGGCAATGATAAAACATAACAATAATTCTGATAAAGCAGTCGTAGCTGCGACTTCTTCATCCGGTTTATTAAGCAGGGTAAACACTTGGGTAAGCCGGGTGGAAACATTTATATATGGCAGCAAGAATGTAATTGATGAAGATGCTTACCAGATCACACAAGCTAAAATTGCTATTGCACAAGGCGGCACTTTTGGCGCCGGACCGGGAAACAGTACACAACGAAATTTTTTACCACAGGCTTATAATGATTTTATTTTCCCTATCATCATTGAGGAGTATGGATTAGTGGGAGGGATGTTTATTCTATTTATCTATATCGTTTTTTTGTACCGATGTATTCGAATATTTAAAAAATGCCCTTATGCATTTGGTGCATTCCTGGCATTGGGTCTCAGTTTTACATTGGTCATACAGGCTATGATAAATATGGCAGTAAGTGTTGGATTGTTTCCGGTAACGGGTGTGACACTGCCATTGATAAGTATGGGCGGAACAAGTTTCTTATTTACATGTTTATCGATTGGAATAATATTAAGTGTAGCAAGAAATGCTGAAGTGGTAGAAGGGAAACCCTCCAAACCTTCCGCCTCAGGCGGAGAGGCTTATAAAGCTAACTAA
- the murG gene encoding undecaprenyldiphospho-muramoylpentapeptide beta-N-acetylglucosaminyltransferase gives MSDINDNSEASGSPFRGRRGRIIIAGGGTGGHIFPAIAIANALKKRDNSIEILFVGAKGKMEMEKVPQAGYKIEGIDIAGFNRSSLIKNIGLPFKLIKSFIQVRGIVNQFKPDAVIGVGGYSSFPVLRFAQAKRIPSFIHESNSFAGKSNMLLGKKATKIFVAIDGMEKFFPANKLMITGNPVRAAIAHNTTNKTEAIKFFSLNEMKKTVLVVGGSLGARSINEAIDMHLEELLKADLQIIWQTGKPYAATAKKRCEEKNGVWVNEFITQMENAYGAADIVVSRSGAMTVAELCVAKKPVIFVPYPFAAEDHQTVNAKRLVEKNAAMMIKDSEVKEKLLQTIIDLANNETKQNEMKVNISKLAVINADERVADEVLKTIS, from the coding sequence ATGAGTGATATAAATGATAATAGTGAGGCTTCAGGTTCCCCCTTTAGGGGGCGGAGGGGGCGCATTATAATAGCAGGAGGCGGTACAGGCGGACATATTTTTCCGGCAATAGCAATTGCCAATGCGTTGAAGAAAAGAGATAACAGTATTGAAATTCTTTTTGTAGGAGCAAAAGGAAAAATGGAAATGGAAAAAGTACCACAGGCAGGATATAAAATTGAAGGAATTGATATAGCAGGTTTCAATCGCAGTTCTTTGATAAAAAACATTGGGTTGCCATTCAAACTTATCAAAAGTTTTATTCAGGTAAGGGGAATTGTAAACCAGTTTAAGCCAGATGCAGTGATTGGCGTTGGCGGATATTCCAGTTTCCCGGTTTTAAGATTTGCACAAGCTAAAAGAATTCCAAGTTTTATTCATGAGTCAAATTCTTTTGCAGGCAAATCAAATATGCTGCTGGGAAAAAAAGCTACAAAAATTTTTGTGGCAATTGATGGAATGGAAAAATTCTTTCCTGCCAATAAACTGATGATAACAGGTAACCCTGTAAGAGCGGCAATTGCACACAACACAACCAATAAAACAGAAGCAATAAAATTTTTCTCATTGAATGAAATGAAAAAAACTGTTTTGGTTGTTGGTGGAAGCCTGGGAGCAAGATCAATTAATGAAGCAATTGATATGCACCTGGAAGAATTGTTGAAGGCAGACTTACAGATCATTTGGCAGACAGGAAAACCATATGCAGCAACAGCAAAGAAAAGATGTGAAGAGAAAAATGGTGTTTGGGTAAATGAGTTTATCACCCAAATGGAGAATGCTTATGGAGCTGCGGATATTGTTGTATCCCGTTCCGGCGCAATGACAGTTGCTGAACTCTGTGTAGCGAAGAAGCCGGTAATTTTTGTTCCGTATCCGTTCGCTGCAGAAGATCATCAGACCGTGAATGCTAAAAGGCTTGTTGAGAAAAATGCAGCGATGATGATCAAAGACAGTGAAGTAAAAGAAAAGCTCTTACAAACAATTATTGATTTGGCGAATAATGAGACAAAACAAAATGAAATGAAAGTTAATATTTCAAAGCTTGCAGTCATAAATGCTGATGAAAGGGTAGCTGATGAAGTATTAAAGACAATAAGCTGA
- a CDS encoding UDP-N-acetylmuramate--L-alanine ligase: MPINKIKSVYFIGIGGIGMSALARYFHSKEVKVSGYDKTETSLTKELMASGIEIHYEERMDLIPKEVELVVYTPAVPKDHKELVYYQQNGYKVVKRSDVLQMISESSFNICIAGTHGKTTITTMVAHLLRHTGYGCNAFLGGISVNYGTNFWSNERNVCVIEADEYDRSFLKLSPDVAIITAMDADHLDIYGTPAEMEKAFIEFSSKVKKGGLLLSKHGLQRGKELKADRHLTYSLQNESADVYAGNIKMDDGSYEFDVVMNDNKLENVKLNMGGMHNVENVTAAIGVASSLGIENEKIKAAVEDFRGVKRRFEYIIKTKQMVLVDDYAHHPEELRALLNGAKSLFRERKCTIIFQPHLYTRTRDFADGFAEVLDLADETILLPIYPARELPIEGVNSQMILDKMKSNHKRAMTKDEVMNWVKNDFSKNANKEFGELLIMAGAGDIDTMVKPVGDFLMS; this comes from the coding sequence ATGCCAATTAATAAGATCAAGTCAGTTTATTTTATTGGCATTGGTGGGATCGGGATGAGTGCATTGGCCCGTTACTTTCATTCAAAAGAAGTTAAGGTAAGTGGCTATGATAAAACAGAAACTTCTTTGACAAAGGAATTGATGGCAAGTGGAATTGAAATTCATTATGAAGAAAGAATGGATTTAATCCCAAAAGAAGTGGAACTGGTTGTTTATACACCTGCTGTTCCAAAGGATCACAAAGAGTTGGTGTATTATCAGCAGAATGGATACAAAGTAGTAAAGCGGAGTGATGTGTTACAGATGATCTCCGAAAGCTCTTTTAATATCTGCATCGCAGGTACACATGGTAAAACAACAATTACAACAATGGTGGCGCATTTGCTCCGTCATACAGGTTATGGTTGTAATGCATTTCTCGGTGGCATATCAGTAAACTATGGAACTAATTTCTGGAGCAATGAAAGAAATGTATGTGTGATAGAAGCTGATGAATATGATAGAAGTTTTTTGAAATTAAGTCCGGATGTAGCCATCATTACAGCCATGGATGCCGACCACCTCGATATATATGGTACTCCTGCTGAAATGGAAAAGGCATTTATCGAATTCAGCAGTAAAGTAAAAAAAGGTGGTTTGTTGCTGAGCAAGCATGGCTTACAAAGAGGAAAAGAATTAAAAGCAGACAGGCACCTGACATACAGTTTGCAAAATGAAAGCGCAGATGTATATGCCGGAAATATAAAAATGGACGACGGTAGTTATGAGTTTGATGTGGTGATGAACGATAACAAGCTCGAAAATGTGAAATTGAATATGGGTGGAATGCATAATGTGGAGAATGTAACAGCGGCGATTGGTGTAGCAAGTTCTTTGGGAATTGAAAATGAAAAGATCAAAGCAGCGGTGGAAGATTTTCGCGGGGTGAAGAGAAGGTTTGAGTATATCATCAAAACAAAACAAATGGTATTGGTTGATGATTATGCTCACCACCCGGAAGAGTTAAGGGCATTGCTGAATGGCGCTAAGTCTTTGTTCAGGGAAAGAAAATGTACCATCATTTTTCAACCGCACCTGTACACAAGAACAAGGGACTTTGCTGATGGCTTTGCAGAAGTGCTTGACCTTGCTGATGAAACAATTTTATTGCCGATATACCCGGCAAGAGAATTACCGATAGAAGGTGTGAACAGCCAGATGATCCTTGATAAAATGAAAAGCAACCATAAAAGAGCGATGACAAAAGATGAAGTGATGAATTGGGTGAAGAATGATTTTTCAAAAAATGCGAATAAAGAATTCGGTGAGTTGTTGATAATGGCGGGAGCAGGGGATATAGATACAATGGTAAAGCCGGTTGGTGATTTTTTGATGAGTTGA
- the ftsA gene encoding cell division protein FtsA, giving the protein MNNEQPIIVGLDIGTTKIAVIAGRKNEFGKLEILGFGRANSNGVKHGQVLNIDETIKAINTALQNCMASNPDLEIGEVYVGIAGHHIKSLQTRGDIVRQNTENEINQSEIDQLVADQYKTYIPAGDQIIDVIPQEFTIDNFQNIVKPIGYGGVKLGANFHIITGDKNAIRNINRSVEKSGLHTKDLVLQPLASSSAVMGQEDLEAGVAIVDIGGGTTDLAVFYEGILKHTAVIPFAGENITNDIKTGLGVLKTQAEQMKMQFGSALANEAKGNAYITIPGLRGMPAKEISVKNLANIIQARMSEIMDFVTYHLKQVGLDNRMLNGGIILTGGGSQLKHLIQLTEYTTGLPARIGYPNEHLAAGHIEELAKPTYSTCIGLILKGYDDYEHNRKEFEKGFRKVGVPDGLKRSEAEIDATIEGVSEQQMKERKGLSNFWGKFKDGIIDLFKEEEDKHL; this is encoded by the coding sequence ATGAACAACGAGCAGCCCATTATTGTCGGACTCGACATTGGAACCACCAAGATCGCTGTTATTGCCGGTCGTAAAAATGAATTCGGTAAACTGGAGATCTTAGGCTTTGGCCGTGCCAACAGCAACGGTGTTAAACACGGACAGGTGTTGAACATCGATGAAACAATTAAAGCCATCAACACTGCATTGCAAAACTGCATGGCAAGTAATCCTGACCTGGAGATAGGAGAAGTGTATGTTGGCATTGCAGGTCATCATATCAAAAGCCTGCAAACCCGTGGCGATATCGTTCGCCAGAATACAGAAAATGAAATTAATCAATCAGAGATCGACCAGTTGGTCGCTGACCAGTACAAAACTTATATTCCTGCGGGTGACCAGATCATTGATGTGATACCGCAAGAGTTTACGATTGATAATTTTCAAAATATCGTAAAGCCGATCGGTTATGGAGGCGTAAAGCTTGGCGCTAACTTCCACATCATCACCGGCGATAAAAATGCTATTCGTAATATCAACCGCAGCGTTGAGAAATCGGGTTTGCATACAAAAGACCTGGTGTTGCAGCCGTTGGCTTCATCTTCTGCAGTAATGGGACAGGAAGACCTGGAAGCAGGTGTGGCAATCGTTGATATCGGTGGCGGTACAACTGACCTTGCTGTTTTCTACGAAGGAATTTTAAAACATACTGCTGTTATTCCTTTTGCCGGTGAAAATATTACCAATGATATTAAAACCGGTTTGGGTGTATTAAAAACACAAGCTGAGCAAATGAAAATGCAATTTGGAAGTGCATTGGCAAATGAAGCAAAAGGAAATGCTTATATCACTATACCGGGATTGCGTGGTATGCCTGCAAAAGAGATCAGTGTTAAGAATCTTGCCAATATCATACAAGCAAGAATGAGTGAGATCATGGATTTTGTTACATACCATTTGAAGCAGGTTGGTTTAGACAATCGCATGCTGAATGGTGGTATCATCCTTACAGGCGGTGGTTCACAACTTAAACATTTAATTCAGCTGACTGAGTATACAACCGGTTTACCTGCACGTATCGGATATCCTAATGAGCATTTAGCTGCAGGACATATTGAAGAATTGGCTAAACCAACTTATTCCACTTGTATCGGACTTATCCTGAAAGGGTATGATGATTATGAGCATAACCGCAAGGAGTTTGAAAAAGGTTTCAGAAAAGTTGGTGTGCCTGATGGTTTAAAAAGATCTGAAGCTGAAATTGATGCAACTATAGAAGGAGTAAGTGAGCAGCAGATGAAGGAACGTAAAGGCCTTAGCAATTTCTGGGGCAAGTTTAAAGATGGGATCATTGATCTGTTCAAAGAAGAAGAAGATAAACATCTATAA
- the ftsZ gene encoding cell division protein FtsZ: MIHFDLPKEKSSIIKVIGVGGGGGNAVNHMHSQVIEGCNFIICNTDAQALANSAIPNRIQLGPHLTQGLGAGANPEIGRQATEESLEEIKRILEVNTKMAFITAGMGGGTGTGGAPIIAKICKDLGILTVGIVTTPFAYEGKKRQLQAEEGIKILKGYVDTLLVISNDKLRHQYGNLKMRDAFAKADNVLATAAKCITDVISSTGQINVDFADVCTVMKNGGVAILGNSAVAGENRAQQAIEEALNSPLLNDNEIKGAKWILMNINSSEGEHEFTMDEVEVIQNYVLAQAGEDSDVILGLGYDNTLGDQLGITIIATGFQHKDPFTKPVEKKKPSEEKIIMVLGEEEKPKVSSQESGVRSQEPGAKNPVSSIQHPESITPEHLAPVMIETPASEEPISAMMVIDEDELEEEEMDIDSYQEKKEESSTVIHWELDMKADSNTTNNTSSNITKEDKKEVVKEQSIITNTIVSAEQPKINEAAIPENNQPVKNIFEISAPVSAASGGYLARPANIYAESKPGEITPITSAEKPHSHIPPQKEEEVLPDLQLVMRDDIPAADAPLAHHSHTPMPTISEDQAMPDEEEEQQRRAAERLQKLRNLSFNFNAADPNNEFETVPAYIRRNMELYNQSSVAENFYSNIEVKKDGDSKATLSTINTFLDGKKPD; this comes from the coding sequence ATGATACATTTTGATCTGCCCAAAGAAAAGTCATCCATTATAAAAGTGATTGGCGTAGGCGGTGGTGGCGGTAATGCCGTTAACCACATGCATAGCCAGGTAATAGAAGGTTGCAATTTTATTATCTGTAATACCGATGCACAGGCATTAGCCAACAGTGCTATTCCTAACCGTATCCAACTCGGACCACATCTTACACAAGGCCTTGGTGCCGGTGCCAATCCGGAGATCGGCAGACAGGCAACCGAAGAATCATTGGAAGAAATAAAACGCATACTGGAAGTAAATACCAAGATGGCATTTATTACTGCTGGTATGGGCGGTGGTACAGGTACAGGCGGTGCACCGATCATTGCAAAAATTTGTAAAGACCTCGGCATACTCACAGTGGGTATTGTCACAACGCCTTTTGCTTATGAAGGAAAAAAGCGTCAGCTACAGGCAGAAGAAGGAATAAAAATATTAAAAGGATATGTAGATACATTACTTGTTATCAGTAATGATAAACTGCGTCACCAATATGGTAATTTAAAAATGCGTGATGCATTTGCAAAAGCAGATAATGTATTGGCAACAGCTGCAAAATGTATCACCGATGTTATCAGCAGCACCGGCCAGATCAATGTTGACTTTGCCGATGTATGCACAGTAATGAAGAATGGTGGTGTAGCAATACTTGGTAACTCAGCAGTAGCAGGAGAGAACCGTGCACAACAAGCTATTGAAGAAGCATTGAACTCACCATTGCTGAACGATAATGAGATCAAAGGTGCTAAATGGATATTGATGAACATTAATAGTTCTGAAGGAGAACATGAATTCACTATGGATGAAGTAGAAGTGATACAGAACTATGTTTTAGCACAGGCGGGTGAGGATAGTGATGTGATACTCGGTTTGGGTTATGATAATACACTCGGCGATCAATTGGGTATCACGATCATTGCAACAGGCTTTCAGCATAAGGATCCATTTACAAAACCTGTTGAAAAGAAAAAGCCTTCAGAAGAAAAAATAATTATGGTGTTGGGTGAGGAAGAGAAACCGAAAGTTAGTAGTCAGGAGTCAGGAGTCAGGAGTCAGGAGCCAGGAGCCAAGAATCCAGTATCCAGTATCCAGCATCCGGAATCTATAACTCCTGAGCATTTAGCTCCTGTAATGATAGAAACTCCTGCATCCGAAGAACCTATTTCAGCAATGATGGTGATCGATGAAGATGAATTGGAAGAAGAAGAAATGGATATCGATAGCTACCAGGAAAAGAAAGAAGAGAGCAGCACCGTTATTCATTGGGAATTGGATATGAAAGCTGATAGTAATACTACGAACAATACGAGTAGTAATATTACGAAAGAAGACAAAAAAGAAGTCGTAAAAGAACAAAGTATAATAACGAATACCATAGTTTCGGCAGAGCAACCAAAAATCAATGAAGCTGCCATTCCCGAGAACAATCAGCCCGTAAAAAACATATTTGAAATAAGTGCGCCGGTGTCTGCAGCATCTGGTGGCTACCTGGCAAGGCCAGCTAATATCTATGCAGAAAGCAAACCAGGGGAAATCACCCCAATAACTTCTGCTGAAAAACCGCATTCGCATATACCCCCGCAGAAAGAGGAGGAAGTTCTTCCCGATCTGCAATTGGTAATGCGTGATGACATTCCAGCGGCGGATGCGCCGTTGGCCCATCATTCTCATACACCGATGCCTACCATCTCAGAGGACCAGGCTATGCCTGACGAAGAGGAGGAGCAACAACGTAGGGCAGCAGAACGACTGCAGAAGCTGCGGAATTTATCGTTCAATTTCAACGCAGCCGATCCGAATAATGAGTTTGAGACTGTGCCGGCCTACATCCGCCGCAATATGGAACTCTATAACCAGTCTTCCGTTGCGGAAAATTTCTACAGTAATATCGAAGTAAAAAAAGATGGTGACAGCAAAGCAACGCTGAGCACTATCAATACATTTTTGGATGGTAAAAAACCAGACTAA
- a CDS encoding toll/interleukin-1 receptor domain-containing protein has protein sequence MPSKVFVSYSRADSAFVKKLTADLKTLGVDIWLDQLDIPLGSLWDIEIETALNECNCVLFVASQASVQSKNALDEVYAALEENKRVVPIRIDNCNLPFRLKRLQHYDVTDSYDEVLQTVSNTLMLKVNEDRQPQQQTEEEQLREEEWHKQQKLLQPQKSLRKVYYIIGSVVAGIAIIVWIIVASSASHSSFGFSKVDTSVTSSTLASDTFHSRTSTDTSVMQSTTSIADSPKIHTPAKQPVKNSNSLKATEKYADPKKQSSAGKDFLPANGKERPKSSDDLVMEGGAYYDALKYPLAREKWNEAASLGNSDAMRNIGLMYELGRGENMNYDKALDWFNAAKNKGHTYVKDDIARVQGKKSLSLVLEGGAYYNADKFSLAREKWDEAAKLGNSDAMRNIGIMYEYGRGTSIDLEQALKWYNASKQRGNLQVDTDIMRVKSKQ, from the coding sequence ATGCCAAGCAAGGTCTTCGTCAGCTATTCCCGCGCCGATTCGGCATTTGTAAAAAAACTTACTGCAGACCTTAAAACATTGGGCGTAGATATTTGGCTCGACCAGCTCGACATCCCCTTAGGCTCGTTGTGGGACATTGAAATAGAAACTGCATTAAACGAATGCAACTGTGTGCTTTTTGTGGCTTCACAGGCATCTGTTCAATCAAAAAATGCACTCGATGAAGTGTACGCAGCTTTGGAAGAAAATAAACGGGTTGTTCCCATCCGCATCGATAACTGCAATCTTCCCTTCAGGCTCAAAAGACTGCAGCATTACGATGTTACGGATAGTTATGATGAAGTATTGCAAACAGTGAGTAATACCCTGATGCTAAAAGTGAACGAAGACCGGCAGCCGCAGCAGCAAACCGAAGAAGAACAACTGCGGGAAGAAGAATGGCATAAGCAGCAAAAGCTCCTTCAGCCACAAAAGTCACTCCGAAAAGTCTATTACATTATAGGGTCTGTTGTTGCTGGAATAGCAATTATTGTGTGGATAATTGTTGCATCTTCAGCATCACACAGTTCATTCGGTTTTTCAAAGGTTGATACTTCTGTCACTTCATCCACTTTAGCAAGCGACACTTTTCATAGCAGGACTTCAACCGATACTTCAGTAATGCAGAGCACTACATCAATTGCCGATTCCCCAAAAATTCATACACCAGCTAAGCAGCCGGTTAAAAACTCAAATAGCCTGAAAGCGACAGAAAAATATGCTGACCCAAAGAAGCAATCGTCTGCCGGCAAAGATTTTTTACCGGCTAATGGAAAAGAAAGACCAAAAAGCTCCGACGACCTGGTGATGGAAGGAGGAGCATACTACGATGCATTGAAGTATCCGTTAGCAAGGGAAAAGTGGAACGAAGCTGCAAGCCTTGGAAACAGTGATGCCATGCGCAACATTGGACTTATGTATGAACTGGGCAGAGGAGAAAATATGAATTATGATAAAGCCCTTGACTGGTTTAATGCCGCAAAAAACAAAGGACACACGTACGTGAAGGACGATATTGCAAGAGTACAGGGTAAGAAAAGCCTTTCATTAGTACTAGAGGGAGGAGCATATTACAATGCTGACAAATTTAGTTTGGCAAGAGAAAAATGGGACGAAGCTGCAAAGCTCGGTAATAGTGACGCTATGAGAAACATTGGAATTATGTATGAATACGGACGCGGTACGAGTATAGATCTTGAGCAAGCTCTTAAATGGTATAATGCTTCAAAGCAACGAGGAAATCTGCAAGTGGATACTGATATTATGAGAGTAAAATCGAAACAATGA
- a CDS encoding serine hydrolase, translated as MRHKIVISLICLTIFRYGISQTDQLHSSKPIDLEDGIKTASLSEMGMNPSVIDTLSAQISSNYYPNIHSLLIYKNNKLVFEKYFPGKDQIWGKNLGVIEHSANSPHDVRSISKSVVSACIGIAIAQGKIKSAEQRVFDFFPEYAVYDTGLKKTLTIKNLLTMTSGFEWNEQVPYDNPLNSEIQMDKSEDPINFVLSRNLISAPGKVWNYNGGTTEVLAAIIEKATGKKVDEFANHYLFKPMGITNFEWTKFPGTNTPAAASGLRLRSRDLLKFGILYYQKGSWNNKHIISENWATVSIQKAVARPNSRGGYGYLFWTYIDTIQNKLISTSAAVGNGDQRIFYDKTNNLLVVITAGNYNIWTIKNDSFAILQKIYESFSVK; from the coding sequence ATGCGTCATAAAATTGTTATCAGCCTGATTTGCCTGACAATATTCAGATATGGAATTAGCCAGACAGATCAATTACATTCATCTAAACCTATCGATCTGGAGGATGGGATCAAAACCGCATCCTTATCCGAAATGGGAATGAATCCATCAGTGATAGATACATTGTCAGCTCAAATTTCTTCCAATTATTATCCTAATATTCATAGTCTTCTGATATACAAAAACAACAAGCTTGTATTCGAAAAATACTTTCCGGGAAAAGATCAAATCTGGGGTAAGAATTTAGGCGTAATCGAACATTCTGCTAATAGCCCTCATGACGTCAGAAGCATTTCAAAAAGTGTAGTTTCCGCTTGTATAGGTATTGCTATTGCACAAGGTAAAATCAAAAGTGCCGAACAAAGAGTATTCGATTTCTTCCCGGAATATGCTGTCTACGACACGGGACTAAAGAAAACGCTGACTATAAAAAATCTTTTAACAATGACCTCTGGATTTGAATGGAATGAACAAGTTCCTTATGATAATCCGCTAAATAGTGAAATTCAAATGGACAAGAGTGAAGATCCTATAAATTTTGTCTTAAGCCGAAACTTAATATCTGCGCCGGGTAAAGTATGGAATTATAATGGAGGAACTACCGAAGTGCTTGCAGCAATTATTGAAAAAGCAACCGGGAAAAAGGTCGATGAATTTGCAAACCATTATCTTTTTAAACCTATGGGCATTACAAATTTTGAGTGGACTAAATTTCCCGGAACCAATACCCCTGCTGCTGCTTCAGGATTAAGACTGCGGTCGAGAGATCTATTAAAATTTGGCATTTTATATTATCAAAAGGGTAGTTGGAACAATAAGCATATTATATCTGAGAATTGGGCAACTGTGTCAATTCAAAAAGCAGTAGCAAGGCCTAATTCAAGAGGAGGATATGGATATTTGTTTTGGACGTATATAGACACAATTCAAAATAAACTAATTTCCACGAGTGCTGCGGTTGGAAATGGAGACCAAAGAATCTTCTATGATAAAACAAATAATTTATTGGTAGTGATAACTGCGGGTAACTATAATATATGGACAATCAAGAATGATTCTTTTGCTATTTTACAGAAAATATATGAATCCTTTTCTGTAAAATGA